The Edaphobacter flagellatus sequence CACAGTAAAGCAGGATAGGCATCTTCGGTCGCATGGCGCTTAACTCCCGAACGCCTGGTCTTCGTGGACGTAGCTGATAACCAGGCCAAGAGGGTTAGTGAGCAGCATCTGGTTGGGCACCTGATCACGGAAGCTGTAAATGACGTTCGCGGTCCAGCGTTCCCGTCGCTGTTCCTGCTGGTCGCCGGGGGAACGGAAGACTTTCTCAAACTCCACATGCGCGCGATATGGAAGCTGGCGCGTGTCTTCGAGCACCACAGCCTTGATCTCGATGTCCACGTTGGGCTGGCCGGGATCGAGCAGGAAGCTTTCGAGTGTCTTTTGCTGATTCACCTTTGCCAGCGCTGCCGACTGCAACGGATCGGACAGGAAACTCAGCGACTGCGAGAAGTCCCGCTGCAGCGTGGCATGATTGCGCCCGTAGTAGAGTTGGCACCAGCGCGCGAGATAGTATTTGCTGACACGTTCGACGGGAACTTTCGAGAAGTCGTCATAGTTCATCACCTGGCCGCGTCCGATGTCGTAAACCGCGATGACAAGCGGCTTCAGCCGCGAGGCGGCGGTTTCGGCTCGCCAGAGGAACGCAAGCAACGCGAGCGTGACGATGGAGAGCACGAGCAGCGCGATCTTGAGATAGGTGTTCGTCACAACAGGCTCGGCGTAGAGTTCGATAAATCTGTGCCCGGCCTCGGTAGTAGAGAAAGATGTCTTTGTCATGGTGTTAACTCCCCATCGGATTGACCCAGGTTCCGGCGCGTCCGCTGAGGATCGCTCCTGTCAGCTCCGGTATCTTGACCAGGCCGTAGATGCAGACCATGAGCGTGATAAAGAGTGCGGGCAGGACGGTCAGCGCATTCGAGATGCTGATATTGCCGATGACCTGAAACATCGACGTGAGCACCTTGGCGAAGACGTAGATGAAGGCCGAGGCGATGACCTGATAGAAGCTGAAGCCGATGAATGCCTTGAACCAGCCCCAGAAGAGCCAGTCCATCTTGGGCACGATGAACCAGGGGATGAACATCGGGCCGATCAGCACGCAGACCGCTGAGGCGACAAGACCGTATGCGATGACGGCGAAGGCTATAGCCTCCATCGCAGCGAGAATCACAGCGATCAGAAGGTAGGTCAGGTCTTCGAGGATGCTGTATTTGCCCGGCGGGGTGCCGAGTTGTTTTTCCGCATCCAGGACGGTGTTGACGATCTGCTGCGTCTGGTCCGACTCGATCTGGTTGGAGATGTTCTGGGCTTCCTTCGTTACGAGGTCGCTGAAGCTGTAGCCCACACCTGGGATCGGCGACGAATAATACGTCAGCATGCCGAGGCCGAAGGAGATCATCAGGATCAGGTCGGCGAACTTGGCGAAATGGAATCCGCCGCCATGTCCCTGCGCGGCGGACAGGGCGGACTTGATGCCGAACCAGGCAATCAGGATCACGGCCAGGCCACGGAAGATGTCGAGTCCGGTGGCCTGCAAGGTGGCGCTGTTCGACGTGATCAGTTGACTGATCGCCTGGTTCAGAGCGGTAAAGGGGTTTGGCTGCATGGCTCAGTGTCCTGTGGTTGAAAGGGAGACGGTGTGGATGGAATCGCTCACGCCGGAGGTCATGTTCTGCATCAGCGTGGGAAAGTTCTGCTGGAAATAGATCGACTGGTTCATCAGGCGATTGCGTTCGTCGATCTGTTCTTTGGCGTCGAGCGTCTGCTGCGCCGCTTGTGCCGCGAGGATTTGGTTTGTGTCCTGCTGCGAGTGAATCTGCAGCATGGTGGCGGAATTGATCTTGCCGAGCAGGGCGTTCGAGGTCTGCTGCGAGGGATCGGTCGAGTAGGTATCAGATTCGAGGTTGGCCAGCTTCTGCTGGAAGGTCTGCGAATCAGAACGAATCGTTCCTAACATGGACAGAGAATTGGTCAGCGTCGCCTGGCCGAGCTCGGAGGACGCATATTGGTTTTTAATGACAGTCTGGGTTGTAGCGTCCTGGCTGGAGAGGCCGCTGCCGGGATAGCTCTGCAACGGAATGACGGCGGCGTTATATGCAGACGTGGCGCGAGTGGGATTGCCAAGATCGAGCGCATTGATCCACGCCGAGGTATTGCCGTAGGTGTTGGGCGCGGACACGGATGAGAAGTTGGTCCACATCGCAAAGTCGGACTTATACCGCGCGGCCAGATTCTGCGGCATCTTCGACATTTGGTAGGCAAGGTTGTAGGCGGCGATGACCTGGTTCATCGTTTTGTAGGCAGTGGTGTAAATCTGCTCTGCGGTTTGGAGGCTCTGCGATCCCTGCTCGATCTGCTGGATTGCATGGGCGCTCTGCGTGGGGTCGTAGACGATGCCTGATCCGAACTGCGCGTGCGCCACAGGCGCGAGCGAGAGAGTGAGGAATACGAGAGGAAGAAACGACTTCAGTGGTTTCATGACGGCTCCTTTGGGTTTGCGCCAAGCGCAAGCGCAGGCGCGTGAGTGGTGTAGCGATAGGGAGAGGGCTTCTTTGGCGGCGAGGGGGAGGCGCAGCCAACCACGAGCAGGCCGAGAAGCACGAGCAAAGCAAGGCGCATCACATCACCCCCGGCATGTCGTGGTTCTCATACGCGGGCAACAGCATGTCCTGCGTGAGATAAATCTTGATGCGATGGCCTTCGCGGATGGTGATGGTGGGCGGGATGTTGATGAACTTGTCGAGGACGTTGGCGCCCGAGGTAGCGAGGCTCGATGCCATGCCTTGCCGGTACATATCGGAGCCGTTTTGGCTGTAGCCCCCATTGGTGGTCGCTTCGGAAGCGCCAGCGATCACGCCGAGTGCGATCGACGCGCCGAAGATTTCGAAGTAGTGGTTGTTGACCTTGTCTTTGAGGCCCGTCTCGCCGGCCTGATCGAGACCGCGGAACTGGTCGAGATCGACGTTGTAACCGTCAGGCATGATCATGCGGTGGAAGGCGACGGCGAGGCGCTTCTGGCCGAAGCCGGAGACCTTCTGCGCATTGCCAAGAATGAACGTGCCTTCGGGAATCAACACATGCTGGCGGTCGCGGCTGTAGACGGGGTTGGTCACCATGACCTTGACCGACCCGACAAACTCCCCGTCGAGGCGAGTCACCAGAGAGGTGTCGATGGTGGTTCCCTCGAAGAGCACATAGGGCTGGCCGTGAGCGGAGTTGACGTTCACCTCTGGCGGGCGCTTTTCTTTGGCATCCGAGTGCTGCGAAGCAGGCACGATGGATGAAGCGGGAGAGTTATTCGCTGATGGAGTGCCTGTGACAGCAGCGGGAGCGGAGGAGGCCGCGCCAGGAATCGTGTCATTGCCGGAGACAAGGTTCGACGCGAAGCGCGCTTTGAAGGCCAGCGCCTTTTCCGCGTCCGCAATGGGATCACGCGGCGGCTCAGTGGAGGGTGGCAACTGCGCAGCGGGAGCCATGCCATTGGGTTGTGAGGGTGAAGCGTTGCCGGTGACAGGGCCGGTGGCATTGCCTTTCTGCGCCTGGGCCTGCTGTTGCTGGCTCTGCCGCTGGTCGGCGCTGAGGTCCTGCTCCAGCTCGTGGATCCTCTGCTGATTCACATCCGTGGACAGAGCGGCGGACGATGGCGTTGTGCCGGTGGCCGCGGGCCTCAGATGGTTCTTCGAGAACATCACCGCCATCAGAATCAGGACGGCGAGGCCCGCGACGACATAGCCCTGCGCCTGCTTCGGCACGACGCCTTCCGGCAGCTTGCGTTTGTCAACAACGGCCGGAGGCGCTGCCGCCGTCTCCTGTTTGGGTGCTGCTGCGGTAGTTTCTTTTTCCTCCGTCATCGGCGCACCTACTGTCCCTTCCGCTCGAAGGTGAGCTTGTGCTTGCCGATTTCGAGGTATCCCTTGTCCACCACCTGCGGGATAACGTAGGTGCCATCGGTGAGCTGATAGGTAATGAGGTCGGGTTTTCCGTCCTTCACCTCGTAGACAGAAAACTTCTCCGCAGCCAAGGACTTGATGTAGGTGAACTTGTCATCGTGGTAGATCGCAGACACGCTGAAGGGCGCAGCGGTTTTGTAGGTGTAGTCGAACTTCAGAGCCTGCGTGGGGTAATTGGCGCGGTACTCTTCGACTGCCTGCGTAGCCCGGTGCTGCGCAAGCTGCGCCTGCTGCTGCGCAACGGCGACTTCGGATGCCGGCAGCAGCTTATCTGCGCCGTTCGCCGCGGCGATTGACGAAGGGTCGCTCGGCTCGATGACCACCTTCAAGTCAGGCTCAGAGGACTCGTCGTCGTTCAGCGTGAACGAGTACACGGTACCCTTGTCGGTAATCAGGTTGAGGTTGGAATGGATGCCTTCCTTGGCCGGGTGCAGAAAGCAGTAGTTGCCGACCGCATCGATGATCCAAAAGTCCTTGTCTCCGGTAGCGACCTGGAGGATCTTCTCCGTGACGGGGAGTTGAATGAGCGTGGTGTAGCGCATCTTCGCGCGCACGCTCACGATGTCGTTCTGGTGGTAGTGGACGATGCGGGCCGACTGCTGGCCGTGAGCAACGGTCGCAACCAGGCCGAGCACCAGCGGGAAGATGGGAGCGCGGTTCATGGATTCACCTCGATTTGTGTGGGGTTGGGGTAGTCCTGGACCAGACGCAGGAGTCCCTGCTCCGGCCCGAAGCGGGCGAAGTATTGCTGCTTGAGAATGTTGTCGCGTGGCGTATTCGTCGCCATCCAGTAGCTCAACGGATCGACCGAGAGCCGGAGCTTCTTCGCATACTGCGGCTGCTTGAAGAGCAGGTCACGTTTTGGGACCAGCGATTCCAATAGTTCAAGATCGGTATCGTTCAACTGAAAGGCTTCGGCATACAGCTTGCGGTCGATGCCGGGATTGGCGAGGAAGATGCGGCTTGGGCACGACTCGTTGACCAGTTGCAGCAGGTTGTTCGAGACCAGCTCGATCATCGATTGCGTGGTCAGAATCATGGCGCCGTTCAGCTTCCGCCACGTCTTCTCGGCCCGCATGACCCAGTCGTGGATGATCTGGCGTTTGAAGAAAATCCATGCCTCGTCGATGACGAAGAGCTTGAAGGTGGCGATGTTCTCGCGCTTCTCGATCTCCGCGGCTGCGCGCTGCAGCAGATAAAACAGCATCGGCTCCAGCACATCGGGGTATTTGTCCCACCCGTCGAAGTTGAAGGTCTGGAAGCGAGAGAAGGTCAGCGTGTCCTCGACGTTGTCGAAGAGATAGCCGAACTGCCCGGACTGCAGCCAGCGATGCAGGCGTTCGCCGAGCGGACCGAGGATCGACGCAAAGTTGGTCAGCGTCCTGATCTCACGCGGCAGCTTGTACACGCGCTCGATGCCGGCGAACAGGGCCTTCTCGTCCTCCGGCGTCAGGTCATAGCGTCCGCCCGCCTCGATCAGCACACGAAGGAAGAGATAAAGGAAGTTCTGGTTCTCGTGTGTCGGCGCCAGGGAAAATGGATTGATGCTGAAGCCGGGGTCTTTCAATCCGACGTTGAGATAGCTCCCGCCGAAGGACTGGGTCAGCATCTGGTAGCTCGCGCCAAGGTCGAAGACGAAGGTCAGCGGGCTATACTTCTGCGCCGACTGGATGATGAAATTTGTGGTGAAGGATTTCCCACTACCGATGGCGCCGAGGATGAAGGCATTGGGAACATCGCCCCAGTGCAGGTTCAGGTAGTACGGCGTTCCATGCGTGGATTCGAGGACGGCAAGGTATTCCTTATTGAGTTGCGGATTCCACCGGGAGCCTGCATCGATGGTGAACAGAAACGACAGGTCGGCGTAGTTCGAGTTCAGCGCCCACTGCTTGCGAAGATTGAACTGCTTATTGCCTGGGACGGTTGCAAAGAACGCATTGAGCAGGTTGTAGCGTTCTTCGTAAAGCAGACCATCGTGCTGCGTGAACAGCTTCTGAAACTCCGCGACCGTATGCTCCACCTTCACGCGGTCTTCGTCGTAGATGACGACCGACAGCGTGAACTCGCCGAAGTTCTTGCCCTCCATGCCGAGCGCAGTCAGGGCCGAGCCTAGCTCGGCGACCGCTGCCTCTTTCGAGTCATCGACCAGCTCATCCTTCGGGCCGGTGTTCTGGCGGTCCTGAAGGTTCGAGACGAAACTGGTCTTCGAGTTATGGTGATGCCGGCGGCGCGAGGCGATCTCTTTCCGGGCCTTCGCGTTATCGACCGGATGCCACTCGGTGACGACGTGGAAGTTCGCGGGGACATCGAAGAGGCCCTGCAGCAGCAGGGGCCGCGTCTCGGAGGGAAGCTCTTTCAGTGTGAGGACGCGGAGATAGTCATCCTCCACGCGCAGGTAGCCGCGATGCGCCTCCAGCTCCGAATCGCATAACTGGTAATCGATCTGGCGCGCGCTGTGGAGTCTTGCATCTTTAATCTTTGAGGGGCGGAAGTTGACGAGACGGCGCAGTATGCGAAACGTCTCCTCCGCCCCTGGCAGCGTGACCGTCATGAGGTCGTTGAGCTGCCCACTCAAACTCCGAACTTTCTGCTGTAACCGCAGGCGATCGCGCTCGATCTGCTCGTAAATCAGCGTGCGTTCCTTGTTGCCGGAGAAGAGACCGCGCAGGTCGCGCAGCGACGCGGCAGGCTGCTTCGGCATTTGCGCGAGCGCATGCAGCAGGCCGGTTTTGGCATAACTGCCGTCGATCATGACCGCCCAATAAACTTCGATACTGTAGAGGCGGTCCGCCCTGGACTGAAGGAATGCAGCGCGCTGTTCTACCGCGGCGCGGACCAGCGGATTCTCATACTCGGCATGGGGAATCTCAGGCCGGTTGTGCTTGAACAGGATCTGATAGAGGCGGCACTTTTCATCAAGCGAGCGCAGTGCGGCTTCGAGACGCTTCACGGCATGGTCTCGTCCGGCATGGTCGAGGCTCTCGTAGTCGATGCCGCCGATCTTCAGGACTGCGCCGAGGTCGCCGGATTTGGTGAGGAACGAGTGCTCGTCCCAGAACCCGAACAGGTTGATCTGTGCGGGAAATGAACCTGCCTCTTTCCAGTCCTTCGTGATGTGCTCAACTCTGACCATCGCGCCTCGCAATGCGTATCTCTGTGGCATCGGTTTTCATGGGGTCGTAGCGGCGGCGGAATTTGCCGGAGTTGAAGAGCACGCGCAGTATTTCCACGTCATGCTTCGTGGCGATGCGGGCGATAATGACGCCTACGACAAAGAGCAAGATGCCGCCGACCAGCGAGTGAAGGAGTGAGAAGACGGAGCCTCCGGTGATCAGCGCGACGAAGAACAGCCTTCGCTCCGCGCCAAGCACGGTCAGCG is a genomic window containing:
- a CDS encoding type IV secretion system protein gives rise to the protein MTKTSFSTTEAGHRFIELYAEPVVTNTYLKIALLVLSIVTLALLAFLWRAETAASRLKPLVIAVYDIGRGQVMNYDDFSKVPVERVSKYYLARWCQLYYGRNHATLQRDFSQSLSFLSDPLQSAALAKVNQQKTLESFLLDPGQPNVDIEIKAVVLEDTRQLPYRAHVEFEKVFRSPGDQQEQRRERWTANVIYSFRDQVPNQMLLTNPLGLVISYVHEDQAFGS
- a CDS encoding type IV secretion system protein, whose amino-acid sequence is MQPNPFTALNQAISQLITSNSATLQATGLDIFRGLAVILIAWFGIKSALSAAQGHGGGFHFAKFADLILMISFGLGMLTYYSSPIPGVGYSFSDLVTKEAQNISNQIESDQTQQIVNTVLDAEKQLGTPPGKYSILEDLTYLLIAVILAAMEAIAFAVIAYGLVASAVCVLIGPMFIPWFIVPKMDWLFWGWFKAFIGFSFYQVIASAFIYVFAKVLTSMFQVIGNISISNALTVLPALFITLMVCIYGLVKIPELTGAILSGRAGTWVNPMGS
- a CDS encoding TrbI/VirB10 family protein, yielding MTEEKETTAAAPKQETAAAPPAVVDKRKLPEGVVPKQAQGYVVAGLAVLILMAVMFSKNHLRPAATGTTPSSAALSTDVNQQRIHELEQDLSADQRQSQQQQAQAQKGNATGPVTGNASPSQPNGMAPAAQLPPSTEPPRDPIADAEKALAFKARFASNLVSGNDTIPGAASSAPAAVTGTPSANNSPASSIVPASQHSDAKEKRPPEVNVNSAHGQPYVLFEGTTIDTSLVTRLDGEFVGSVKVMVTNPVYSRDRQHVLIPEGTFILGNAQKVSGFGQKRLAVAFHRMIMPDGYNVDLDQFRGLDQAGETGLKDKVNNHYFEIFGASIALGVIAGASEATTNGGYSQNGSDMYRQGMASSLATSGANVLDKFINIPPTITIREGHRIKIYLTQDMLLPAYENHDMPGVM
- a CDS encoding TrbG/VirB9 family P-type conjugative transfer protein, which codes for MNRAPIFPLVLGLVATVAHGQQSARIVHYHQNDIVSVRAKMRYTTLIQLPVTEKILQVATGDKDFWIIDAVGNYCFLHPAKEGIHSNLNLITDKGTVYSFTLNDDESSEPDLKVVIEPSDPSSIAAANGADKLLPASEVAVAQQQAQLAQHRATQAVEEYRANYPTQALKFDYTYKTAAPFSVSAIYHDDKFTYIKSLAAEKFSVYEVKDGKPDLITYQLTDGTYVIPQVVDKGYLEIGKHKLTFERKGQ
- a CDS encoding VirB4 family type IV secretion system protein codes for the protein MVRVEHITKDWKEAGSFPAQINLFGFWDEHSFLTKSGDLGAVLKIGGIDYESLDHAGRDHAVKRLEAALRSLDEKCRLYQILFKHNRPEIPHAEYENPLVRAAVEQRAAFLQSRADRLYSIEVYWAVMIDGSYAKTGLLHALAQMPKQPAASLRDLRGLFSGNKERTLIYEQIERDRLRLQQKVRSLSGQLNDLMTVTLPGAEETFRILRRLVNFRPSKIKDARLHSARQIDYQLCDSELEAHRGYLRVEDDYLRVLTLKELPSETRPLLLQGLFDVPANFHVVTEWHPVDNAKARKEIASRRRHHHNSKTSFVSNLQDRQNTGPKDELVDDSKEAAVAELGSALTALGMEGKNFGEFTLSVVIYDEDRVKVEHTVAEFQKLFTQHDGLLYEERYNLLNAFFATVPGNKQFNLRKQWALNSNYADLSFLFTIDAGSRWNPQLNKEYLAVLESTHGTPYYLNLHWGDVPNAFILGAIGSGKSFTTNFIIQSAQKYSPLTFVFDLGASYQMLTQSFGGSYLNVGLKDPGFSINPFSLAPTHENQNFLYLFLRVLIEAGGRYDLTPEDEKALFAGIERVYKLPREIRTLTNFASILGPLGERLHRWLQSGQFGYLFDNVEDTLTFSRFQTFNFDGWDKYPDVLEPMLFYLLQRAAAEIEKRENIATFKLFVIDEAWIFFKRQIIHDWVMRAEKTWRKLNGAMILTTQSMIELVSNNLLQLVNESCPSRIFLANPGIDRKLYAEAFQLNDTDLELLESLVPKRDLLFKQPQYAKKLRLSVDPLSYWMATNTPRDNILKQQYFARFGPEQGLLRLVQDYPNPTQIEVNP
- a CDS encoding VirB3 family type IV secretion system protein, giving the protein MAADGPRQNKVYKAMNRPLTVLGAERRLFFVALITGGSVFSLLHSLVGGILLFVVGVIIARIATKHDVEILRVLFNSGKFRRRYDPMKTDATEIRIARRDGQS